Proteins from a single region of Campylobacter sp. RM16704:
- a CDS encoding MCP-domain energy taxis signal transduction protein gives MNKVLYGGIILSVLAIISALCFQEYFSIGFFVFLLILLAVLVHCNKVDEQFIDKILTFSKELKNGNFDGRVVYIKSGNKKLKEIADNLNNTIDGLEAYLREINTSIACSQKGEYYRRAISEGLKGIFVHNIKFINKSLDDIEKTGKSVFKNALSRELMDLSLNSQNKNLNDLSISLNKIIKLMREVFGDIKIISDTAQKNGIEIGGLQESISTMMQVADESKNAVNAFASNAQNVNSIVSVIKDIAEQTNLLALNAAIEAARAGEYGRGFAVVADEVRKLAEKTQKATGEITLAIQVMNQEIGSIQENSEKVYNIANSSDGKIIDFSKAFGYLEEKSIHLGKEFVNFASDLTLSAMKIDHILYKSDVYLTLNGSQDKLQNLDPISTLCKDEDAKSIFCPLISQNEMEVASNNMQTAANKAVEISKKENISKEDYDSIINDISNLEKESVRIMDRLEA, from the coding sequence ATGAATAAAGTATTATATGGTGGAATTATTTTAAGTGTTTTAGCAATAATCAGTGCTTTATGTTTTCAAGAGTATTTTTCGATAGGTTTTTTTGTGTTTTTATTGATATTACTCGCGGTACTGGTTCATTGCAACAAAGTTGATGAACAATTTATAGATAAAATTTTAACTTTTAGCAAAGAACTTAAAAATGGAAATTTTGATGGACGTGTTGTTTATATTAAAAGTGGTAATAAAAAATTAAAAGAAATCGCAGATAATTTAAATAACACAATAGATGGTTTAGAAGCTTATTTAAGAGAAATTAACACATCTATTGCATGTTCGCAAAAAGGAGAGTATTATAGAAGAGCAATCTCTGAAGGCTTAAAAGGGATTTTTGTTCATAATATAAAATTTATTAATAAATCTTTAGATGATATAGAAAAGACTGGAAAATCTGTGTTTAAAAACGCATTATCTAGAGAATTAATGGATTTAAGTTTAAATAGTCAAAATAAAAATTTAAATGACTTGTCTATTTCTTTGAATAAAATTATTAAACTAATGAGGGAAGTTTTTGGAGATATTAAGATTATTTCAGATACTGCACAAAAAAATGGAATAGAAATAGGAGGTTTACAGGAGTCGATATCAACCATGATGCAAGTAGCCGATGAAAGCAAAAATGCAGTAAATGCTTTTGCGTCTAATGCTCAAAATGTTAATTCTATCGTTAGCGTAATTAAAGATATAGCCGAACAAACCAATCTTCTTGCTTTGAATGCCGCTATAGAAGCTGCACGTGCCGGAGAATACGGACGTGGTTTTGCTGTGGTTGCTGATGAAGTTAGAAAACTTGCTGAAAAAACCCAAAAAGCAACAGGCGAAATTACCTTGGCAATTCAAGTTATGAATCAAGAAATAGGTTCTATTCAGGAAAATAGTGAAAAAGTTTATAATATAGCAAATTCTTCAGATGGTAAAATTATTGATTTTAGTAAAGCATTTGGATATTTAGAAGAAAAAAGCATCCATTTGGGTAAAGAATTTGTAAATTTTGCTTCTGATTTAACTCTTTCTGCAATGAAAATTGATCATATATTATACAAATCGGATGTTTACTTAACGTTAAATGGCTCTCAAGATAAATTACAAAATTTAGATCCAATTTCTACTCTATGTAAAGATGAAGATGCAAAAAGTATATTTTGCCCTTTAATTTCACAAAATGAAATGGAGGTTGCTAGCAATAATATGCAAACAGCAGCCAATAAAGCTGTAGAAATTTCTAAAAAGGAAAATATTTCAAAAGAAGACTATGATTCTATTATAAATGATATTAGCAATTTAGAAAAAGAAAGCGTAAGAATTATGGATAGACTTGAAGCTTAA
- the cetC gene encoding energy taxis response protein CetC — MSKEKILDPNTLITSKTDLKGNIIYANDDFLKYAGYKMEEILYKPHNIVRHPDMPRTVFKCLWDYIQDGREIFAFVKNKTKQNDYYWVFTNVTASFDEQGSIINYYSVRRKPKSEAISTIEQVYKILLEVEQKKGIKAGIDELMNIVNSYGMNYNQLILELQK, encoded by the coding sequence ATGTCAAAAGAAAAAATTCTAGATCCAAATACACTAATAACTTCTAAAACAGATTTAAAAGGTAATATAATTTATGCAAATGATGATTTTTTAAAGTATGCTGGATACAAGATGGAAGAAATTTTATACAAACCCCATAATATAGTACGTCATCCTGATATGCCAAGAACTGTTTTTAAATGTTTGTGGGATTATATACAAGATGGAAGAGAAATTTTTGCTTTTGTGAAAAATAAAACTAAACAAAATGATTATTATTGGGTTTTTACAAATGTTACAGCTTCATTTGATGAACAAGGAAGTATTATAAATTATTATTCAGTAAGAAGAAAACCAAAAAGCGAAGCTATATCAACTATAGAGCAAGTTTATAAAATTCTTTTAGAAGTTGAACAAAAAAAAGGAATAAAAGCAGGTATTGATGAGCTTATGAATATAGTAAATTCTTACGGTATGAATTATAATCAATTAATTTTAGAACTTCAAAAATAA
- the ilvA gene encoding threonine ammonia-lyase has translation MIELNKIYQAKQKIADFVLKTPFVHSSSLSEFLDTDIFLKCENLQKTGAYKIRGAYNTIANLTKDQKQFGVIAASAGNHAQGVAISAKKFGIEAVIVMPEATPLLKVSATKNLGAKVILKGDNFDEAYAYALNYAKEHKLNFIHPFENESIMAGQGTLMLEMLDEISDLDMILAPVGGGGLISGIASAAKQINPNIKIVGVSAKGAPAMYESFKSKKIINSKSVRTIADGIAVRDVNKINFDIILECVDEFIQVDDEEIANAVLYLLEKHKLTVEGAGACTVAALLHKKLDLKKYKKIGVVLSGGNIDVQMLNIIIEKGLFKAFRKMLINVTLVDKPGALSALSDAIKEANANIVKIDYDRFSTKLEYGDAMISITLETKGKEHQELVRKILFDNGFNFNEIL, from the coding sequence ATGATTGAATTAAATAAAATTTATCAAGCGAAACAGAAAATAGCAGATTTTGTGCTAAAAACTCCTTTCGTACATTCTTCTTCTTTGAGTGAGTTTTTAGATACGGATATATTTTTAAAATGCGAGAATTTGCAAAAAACGGGAGCTTATAAAATTAGAGGTGCATATAATACAATAGCTAATTTAACCAAAGATCAAAAGCAATTTGGTGTAATAGCAGCAAGTGCAGGAAATCATGCTCAAGGAGTAGCTATAAGTGCTAAAAAATTTGGTATTGAAGCTGTTATTGTTATGCCCGAAGCTACACCTTTATTAAAAGTAAGTGCAACAAAAAATTTAGGTGCTAAAGTAATTTTAAAAGGAGATAATTTTGATGAAGCTTATGCTTATGCACTAAATTATGCCAAGGAACATAAGTTAAATTTTATCCATCCTTTTGAAAATGAAAGTATTATGGCAGGACAAGGCACTTTGATGCTTGAAATGCTTGATGAAATTAGTGATTTAGATATGATTTTAGCTCCGGTTGGCGGAGGTGGATTAATAAGCGGTATTGCAAGTGCAGCAAAACAGATTAATCCTAATATAAAAATAGTGGGTGTGAGTGCTAAAGGTGCTCCTGCAATGTATGAAAGTTTTAAAAGTAAAAAGATTATTAATTCTAAATCTGTTAGAACTATAGCAGATGGTATAGCAGTGCGTGATGTAAATAAAATTAATTTTGATATTATTCTTGAATGTGTAGATGAATTTATACAAGTAGATGATGAGGAAATTGCAAATGCAGTATTATATTTACTTGAAAAACATAAATTAACAGTCGAGGGAGCTGGAGCATGTACTGTTGCAGCACTTTTGCATAAGAAATTAGATTTAAAAAAATATAAAAAAATAGGTGTTGTTCTAAGTGGTGGAAACATTGATGTTCAAATGTTAAATATTATTATAGAAAAAGGTTTGTTTAAGGCGTTTAGAAAAATGCTTATAAATGTTACCTTGGTTGATAAACCAGGAGCTTTAAGTGCTTTAAGTGATGCTATAAAAGAAGCTAATGCCAATATAGTTAAAATTGACTATGATAGATTTTCAACTAAACTTGAATATGGCGATGCTATGATTTCCATTACTTTAGAAACTAAAGGTAAAGAACATCAAGAACTTGTGAGGAAAATTCTTTTTGATAATGGTTTTAATTTTAATGAAATTTTATAA
- a CDS encoding CoA-binding domain protein has translation MQNIAIVGLSPSQTKPSHFVSKYLQDLGYKVYPIYPKEDFILSEKVYRNLKEIPFEIDTVVMFRKADFANKLFEDLLIKKIKNFWMQLGIINNEIMQKCQKYGINCVQDCCIKIELQKKENYD, from the coding sequence ATGCAAAATATTGCTATTGTAGGACTTAGTCCTAGTCAAACTAAACCTTCGCATTTTGTAAGTAAATATTTACAAGATTTAGGCTATAAAGTTTATCCCATTTACCCTAAAGAAGATTTTATTTTAAGTGAAAAAGTTTATAGAAATTTAAAAGAAATTCCTTTTGAAATTGATACTGTCGTAATGTTTAGAAAAGCAGATTTTGCTAATAAACTATTTGAAGATCTTTTAATAAAAAAAATAAAAAATTTTTGGATGCAACTTGGAATTATCAATAATGAGATAATGCAAAAATGTCAAAAATATGGTATAAATTGTGTTCAAGATTGCTGTATAAAAATAGAACTACAAAAAAAGGAAAATTATGATTGA
- a CDS encoding MFS transporter — protein sequence MGLSKKYNLFNINFFCIFGINFVICLVFYMSTISSTDYVLDVLNLQTSTAGLIMGAFVIGALFSRLYFGSIIDDVNIKKVIVFSLLFYLFINLMYLKFYNVYFLVLIRFLAGVCYGICSCACGAAIARIIPSNKRGVGIGYYAISVVLTSALGPFLAIKLDSINQFQLSFLIASSSIFFAINLSIFLKVKRFKKNYHIKRKFSIYNYFEKSVLNLALVTFLLACPFGAIIAYMSAYTQSLNLTFAGSMFFVIYASFSMIFRPLAGKIFDKYGAHIIMNFSFLNFIFCLVLLAFARNSYMVIFAGLFCALGYANATSSAQALAIKLAPREKMGLANSTYFIALDFGIGISPYLLGIIEPSIGFSNIYVFCAILVLISMALYHLLIVKKTTF from the coding sequence ATGGGTCTTAGTAAAAAATATAATTTATTTAATATTAATTTTTTTTGTATTTTTGGTATTAATTTTGTTATTTGTCTTGTTTTTTATATGAGTACTATTTCTAGTACAGATTATGTTTTAGATGTTTTAAATCTTCAAACTAGCACGGCAGGTCTTATTATGGGTGCTTTTGTTATAGGTGCTTTATTTTCTAGGCTTTATTTTGGTTCTATTATTGATGATGTTAATATAAAAAAAGTAATTGTTTTTTCGCTTTTGTTCTATCTTTTTATTAATTTGATGTATTTGAAATTTTACAATGTATATTTTTTGGTTTTGATACGCTTCTTAGCAGGGGTTTGTTATGGAATTTGTTCTTGTGCTTGCGGGGCAGCTATTGCTAGGATAATACCTAGCAATAAAAGAGGTGTTGGAATAGGATATTATGCTATAAGTGTTGTTTTAACTTCTGCTTTAGGGCCTTTTTTAGCGATAAAACTTGATTCCATTAATCAATTTCAGCTAAGTTTTTTAATTGCAAGTTCTAGTATATTTTTTGCAATAAATTTGTCTATTTTTCTAAAAGTAAAAAGATTTAAAAAAAATTATCATATAAAAAGAAAATTTAGTATTTACAATTATTTTGAAAAATCAGTTTTAAATTTAGCTTTAGTTACTTTTTTACTTGCATGTCCATTTGGAGCTATAATAGCCTATATGAGTGCCTATACTCAAAGTTTAAATTTAACTTTTGCAGGTTCGATGTTTTTTGTAATATATGCTAGTTTTTCAATGATTTTTAGGCCATTAGCTGGAAAAATATTTGATAAATATGGAGCACATATTATTATGAATTTTTCATTTTTAAATTTTATTTTTTGTTTAGTTTTACTTGCTTTTGCACGAAATTCTTATATGGTTATTTTTGCTGGTTTGTTTTGTGCTTTAGGTTATGCAAATGCTACCTCAAGTGCCCAAGCTTTAGCAATAAAGCTTGCACCTAGAGAAAAAATGGGATTAGCAAATTCAACTTATTTTATTGCTTTAGATTTTGGAATAGGTATTAGTCCTTATTTATTAGGCATTATAGAGCCAAGTATAGGTTTTTCTAATATTTATGTGTTTTGTGCAATACTTGTTTTAATATCTATGGCTTTATATCATTTGTTGATTGTTAAAAAAACAACTTTTTAG
- a CDS encoding MarR family winged helix-turn-helix transcriptional regulator: MKSSDWRVFVYLSHHQNSALAPICEFYQMDKAILSRVVSKLAKLGYIEFLKADDKREKIITLSAKGKEIFFDANVYIRKYEKEILSILNIQDQERLLKLLDYINEKI; the protein is encoded by the coding sequence TTGAAATCAAGTGATTGGAGAGTTTTTGTGTATTTAAGCCATCATCAAAATAGTGCTTTAGCTCCAATATGTGAGTTTTATCAGATGGATAAAGCTATACTTTCTAGAGTTGTTTCTAAATTAGCAAAACTTGGATATATAGAGTTTTTAAAAGCGGATGATAAGAGAGAAAAAATCATTACTCTAAGCGCTAAAGGTAAAGAAATTTTTTTTGATGCTAATGTTTATATAAGAAAATACGAAAAAGAAATTTTAAGTATCTTAAATATACAAGATCAAGAAAGACTTTTAAAATTACTTGACTATATCAATGAAAAAATATGA